In Flammeovirgaceae bacterium 311, one DNA window encodes the following:
- a CDS encoding Tat pathway signal sequence domain-containing protein, translated as MKKISIFSFIVLFGFLGCQQPAETLSADNLYEGFKNPPAEARPFIRWWWNGNHLDKKELSRQLTVMNEAGIGGVEINPIAMPDEAKDVGTQPIEWLSKEWNQMLQFASQEAKTRGMISDIIVGSGWPFGGEFLKKEETIQKVLSHSIPVKGGETIEENLDALYTKAHDALVQKHEEAPLEKRMFYMRLVPVNAAGPQEGIDLLEEFNKGQSLKYTVPKGNHELRYGILLHGHREVMHGAKGAAGPVMNHYDKEVTLAYLNRLQKISEDTGVPLNELLRALFCDSIELAGANWTDELQEIFFQTYGYHLTTYLPFVFYEPHTGYEENSYSEAFKADLRRVRYDYNKLLVDVFIENFVKPFQQYCTDNGLICRYQAYGIPFLMGLSEANLIADMPESNNWLYTIDMETDEYVWNQGHGYMSWNMYAASGGHLKGRKIVSVESMTNTGGVFKTSLEEIKRHDDMNFITGMNHSVLHGYNYSPVEAGFPGWIRYGSYFSEQNTWWPYFKRWTDYNSRLSYVFQNSQPLRQIAVMAPAGDIWSEKGLARVPFHLTPWYANRLWEPLSQAGSSCDYINEQIIIDGDVSGGTLKYGPMQYEAIVLTDVASVLPETATALLKYVKEGGKLLLVDKVPNKALGFKNATENDQAIRNTFRELLHEYPDQVINTSGPVDEDQLLTWTMRVLESINIQPQLKVVQPDKNVFQIAKRANDRDVYFFVNSNKKETVSVPVVFAHEKKTAWVWNPEDGTRTVAEFEKNGQAVNLELDPLQSLLIVFEPQDEETEKQHAKTASSKPGKSFQTLSGPWEVAFNHVNGTTFSRTMDTLTPFSMDSDEPLSSFAGTITYSTRFNADEKGAWITLEKANRGVTEVYLNGKLLGTNWYGSLKFPVGDALKEGENQLTIKHTTALANYAKSLKDDATALRWSSRYKNTILGLEGDAHLFFDQEPLADRNTK; from the coding sequence ATGAAGAAGATTTCCATATTCTCTTTTATTGTACTGTTTGGGTTTTTAGGCTGCCAGCAACCTGCTGAAACCTTATCAGCAGATAATTTGTATGAAGGCTTTAAAAATCCGCCTGCCGAAGCCCGACCGTTTATCAGGTGGTGGTGGAATGGCAACCATTTAGATAAAAAAGAATTAAGCCGGCAGCTGACTGTTATGAATGAGGCTGGTATAGGAGGCGTGGAGATCAATCCGATTGCCATGCCTGATGAAGCGAAAGATGTAGGCACCCAGCCTATTGAGTGGCTTAGCAAAGAATGGAATCAAATGCTGCAGTTTGCCAGCCAGGAAGCTAAGACAAGGGGCATGATCTCTGATATCATTGTTGGTTCCGGCTGGCCCTTCGGTGGGGAGTTTCTGAAAAAGGAAGAAACCATTCAGAAGGTTTTGTCGCATAGCATCCCCGTTAAAGGAGGAGAAACAATTGAAGAAAACCTGGATGCCCTCTACACAAAGGCGCACGACGCCCTGGTGCAAAAGCATGAGGAAGCCCCGCTGGAGAAGCGGATGTTTTATATGAGGCTTGTGCCGGTGAATGCTGCAGGGCCACAGGAGGGGATTGATTTACTGGAGGAATTTAATAAAGGGCAGTCGCTGAAGTATACTGTTCCTAAGGGAAATCATGAACTTAGATACGGAATTTTACTGCATGGCCACAGGGAAGTGATGCATGGTGCCAAGGGTGCTGCAGGGCCGGTTATGAATCACTACGATAAGGAAGTAACCTTAGCGTACCTGAACCGCCTCCAGAAAATCAGTGAAGATACAGGGGTGCCGCTGAATGAATTGCTACGGGCGCTGTTCTGTGACAGCATTGAGCTTGCGGGGGCAAACTGGACCGATGAGCTGCAGGAGATTTTCTTCCAGACCTATGGCTATCACTTAACCACTTACCTGCCATTTGTTTTCTATGAACCACACACAGGCTATGAGGAGAACAGTTATTCCGAGGCATTTAAGGCAGATCTAAGAAGAGTAAGGTACGATTACAACAAACTGCTGGTAGATGTTTTCATCGAAAATTTTGTGAAGCCCTTTCAGCAATATTGTACGGATAACGGGTTGATTTGCCGCTACCAGGCTTATGGAATTCCCTTTTTGATGGGCCTTAGCGAAGCCAACCTGATCGCTGATATGCCGGAAAGCAACAACTGGCTGTACACCATTGATATGGAAACCGACGAATATGTATGGAACCAGGGGCATGGATACATGTCCTGGAATATGTATGCGGCGTCTGGCGGACATTTGAAAGGCAGAAAGATTGTTAGCGTTGAATCGATGACCAACACAGGTGGTGTTTTCAAGACTTCGCTGGAAGAAATAAAGCGTCATGATGATATGAACTTTATTACCGGCATGAACCACTCTGTGCTCCATGGCTATAACTATTCACCTGTGGAAGCGGGCTTTCCGGGATGGATTCGCTACGGCTCCTACTTCAGTGAGCAAAATACATGGTGGCCTTATTTTAAGAGATGGACCGATTATAATTCCAGGCTCTCCTATGTTTTTCAGAACAGCCAGCCGCTTAGGCAAATAGCCGTTATGGCTCCTGCAGGTGATATATGGTCTGAAAAAGGCCTTGCCAGGGTGCCCTTTCATCTCACCCCCTGGTATGCCAACCGGCTTTGGGAGCCCCTGAGCCAGGCCGGCAGCTCCTGCGATTACATCAACGAACAAATTATCATAGACGGAGATGTATCTGGTGGTACCCTGAAATATGGTCCTATGCAGTACGAGGCCATTGTGCTTACAGATGTGGCTTCGGTATTGCCGGAAACCGCTACAGCGCTGCTTAAGTATGTAAAAGAAGGAGGAAAGCTGCTCCTGGTTGACAAAGTGCCAAACAAGGCGCTAGGCTTTAAAAACGCTACGGAAAACGATCAGGCAATCAGGAACACTTTTAGAGAACTGCTGCATGAGTACCCTGATCAGGTAATCAATACCAGCGGGCCGGTTGATGAAGACCAGCTGCTTACCTGGACCATGCGAGTGCTTGAATCGATTAATATCCAGCCACAGCTAAAGGTTGTGCAGCCGGATAAGAATGTCTTTCAAATTGCCAAAAGAGCGAACGACAGGGATGTTTATTTCTTTGTAAACTCCAATAAAAAGGAAACAGTAAGCGTGCCGGTTGTTTTTGCACATGAGAAAAAGACCGCATGGGTCTGGAATCCTGAAGATGGAACAAGAACTGTTGCTGAATTTGAAAAGAACGGGCAGGCCGTAAACCTGGAACTGGATCCGTTACAATCGCTGCTGATTGTTTTTGAACCGCAAGATGAGGAGACGGAAAAGCAGCATGCAAAAACAGCCAGCAGCAAGCCAGGCAAAAGCTTTCAGACGCTAAGCGGACCCTGGGAGGTAGCATTCAACCATGTGAACGGGACTACTTTCAGCCGTACTATGGATACCCTAACTCCTTTCAGCATGGACTCCGATGAACCGCTCAGCAGCTTTGCCGGTACCATCACCTATTCAACACGTTTCAATGCTGATGAAAAAGGCGCCTGGATCACGCTGGAAAAAGCAAACCGGGGAGTGACAGAAGTTTATCTGAACGGTAAGCTTTTAGGAACAAACTGGTATGGAAGCCTGAAATTTCCGGTAGGAGACGCCCTGAAAGAGGGCGAGAATCAGCTTACTATCAAGCACACCACCGCGCTGGCCAATTATGCCAAAAGCCTTAAGGACGATGCTACAGCTCTGCGGTGGAGCAGCCGGTATAAAAATACAATACTTGGCTTAGAGGGTGATGCGCACCTTTTTTTTGACCAGGAACCATTAGCCGACAGGAACACAAAATAA
- a CDS encoding sulfatase (COG3119 Arylsulfatase A and related enzymes), translating to MRKLFILSIIWVGLLPFDSCFAQVNKKPNIILILADDLGWSDLPSYGNKFNEAPNLDRMASEGMLFTNAYSASPVCSPARAAIISGQYPARLGIVAHIPGHHRPFEEVQVPNNRTQYLPAEVTTIAEALKSAGYATGFFGKWHLGDTWHMPKEEVIKYHPLQQGFDEANIGQGYYNVKFLPEREEFAEERFNEQITKFGMQFIDKHKDRPLFLVLSHYDVHVRLNADADLINKYLNKEKDSLYPSNAIYAAMIEHLDRSVGSVLKKLKETGLSENTVVVFYSDNGGLVTEHDYETSRNDWSVSDRMDIIHVQGHEKVPYNKDKDPLKFIATSNAPLRNEKGTVFEGGIRVPMIVKWPQKIKPGTKNDALVTSVDFFPTFLELAGVRPPKNVPLDGKSVVKELHGENPDQERAIFWHYPVFHHDVPAGAVRKGDWKLIQNFMTGEILLFNLKTDISESTNLASHYPEKADELLTLLKDWQKEIKAEFPKPNPHFDKQRRYEWALHPDLRRQ from the coding sequence ATGAGGAAGCTTTTCATTTTGTCTATTATATGGGTGGGGCTGTTGCCGTTTGATTCTTGTTTTGCACAGGTAAATAAGAAGCCTAACATCATTCTCATTTTGGCCGACGACCTTGGCTGGTCTGATTTGCCATCGTATGGCAACAAATTCAATGAGGCACCAAATCTGGACCGCATGGCTTCAGAAGGAATGCTTTTTACCAATGCTTATTCAGCAAGCCCTGTTTGCTCTCCTGCAAGAGCTGCTATTATTTCCGGCCAGTACCCTGCAAGACTAGGAATTGTAGCCCACATACCTGGCCACCACAGGCCTTTTGAGGAAGTGCAAGTGCCCAATAACCGAACCCAATATTTACCGGCCGAAGTTACCACCATTGCCGAAGCGCTGAAATCTGCCGGCTATGCTACCGGGTTCTTTGGTAAATGGCACCTGGGTGACACCTGGCATATGCCAAAAGAAGAAGTCATAAAGTACCATCCCCTGCAACAAGGCTTCGATGAAGCCAATATTGGACAGGGATATTATAATGTGAAGTTTTTGCCTGAAAGGGAAGAATTTGCTGAAGAAAGGTTCAATGAGCAGATTACCAAATTTGGCATGCAGTTCATCGACAAACATAAAGATCGGCCCTTGTTTTTGGTACTGTCTCATTACGATGTGCATGTGAGGCTGAATGCTGATGCTGACCTGATCAATAAGTACCTGAATAAGGAAAAGGACAGTCTTTATCCAAGCAACGCTATTTATGCGGCCATGATAGAGCACCTCGATAGAAGTGTGGGCAGTGTTTTGAAAAAACTGAAGGAGACTGGTCTTAGCGAAAACACTGTCGTAGTGTTTTATTCAGATAATGGCGGCCTGGTTACGGAGCATGATTATGAAACCAGTCGAAACGACTGGTCTGTGTCAGATAGAATGGATATTATACATGTACAGGGGCATGAGAAGGTTCCCTACAACAAAGACAAAGATCCTTTAAAATTTATCGCTACCTCTAACGCACCTTTAAGAAATGAAAAAGGTACTGTGTTCGAAGGTGGCATACGAGTGCCCATGATTGTAAAGTGGCCACAGAAAATTAAGCCCGGTACTAAAAATGATGCGCTTGTTACCAGTGTAGACTTCTTTCCTACTTTTTTAGAACTGGCAGGTGTCAGGCCGCCTAAAAACGTACCCCTGGACGGAAAGTCGGTTGTAAAAGAATTACATGGAGAAAACCCGGATCAAGAACGCGCTATTTTTTGGCACTATCCGGTATTCCATCACGATGTACCAGCCGGCGCAGTCAGAAAAGGAGACTGGAAACTGATCCAGAACTTCATGACTGGAGAAATATTACTTTTTAACCTAAAGACTGACATTAGCGAGTCTACCAATCTGGCAAGTCATTACCCGGAAAAAGCAGATGAGTTGCTTACGCTCTTAAAGGATTGGCAAAAAGAAATTAAAGCTGAATTTCCAAAGCCCAACCCTCATTTTGATAAGCAGCGAAGGTATGAGTGGGCACTACACCCTGATCTGAGAAGACAGTAG
- a CDS encoding RagB/SusD domain-containing protein: MKKILSINIIILLLLVTSCEDDFLDRQPYHAISSADIWKTEANAEMAINGVYRTFAHEAWSHPWYYTATLSPYGYTIVRNVFGLDHLSGVATARDQLFGNMWRGFYRTVRYANDAITGLEGNENIDPEVRDRMIGEAKFFRGLSYFYLWQLWGGVQIFDGKVPVNETYTARNTAEEVRDFIIADFQDASEKLLLSYPDAQLGKVTKGAAIAMLGKTYLYDQQWEKAAAEFEKLMSAPFSYGLTAEYDDHFYYQTQNNVESVFEIQYISEPGLGSWFDHRFAFRNHPRLGGDWATVSHIGLEVFTNKDGTPIDRSTMPQRADYDSEAEYGPEIVDWYQTTYADADPRLHATAILPGSTFVGAQGVVHKYYWPIGTSSMNPPALTTTFPNEALIPIRKFVSPGEDAPLRQNSPVNYPLIRFADVLLMYAEAKNEASGPSSDVFEAINKVRSRAGVADIPQSLSQAELQREIRLERFRELMFESHGYFDVRRWRTAHTTDPIFGLNHEVLDFRGQRIVTKVFREEKDYLWPIPASEVDLNPQLVQNPGW; this comes from the coding sequence ATGAAAAAAATATTATCAATAAATATTATCATTTTATTGCTCCTGGTTACGAGCTGCGAAGATGATTTTCTGGACAGGCAGCCCTATCATGCAATATCAAGTGCTGATATCTGGAAAACAGAAGCAAATGCAGAAATGGCCATCAATGGCGTGTATCGTACCTTTGCTCACGAAGCCTGGTCGCATCCCTGGTATTATACAGCAACCTTATCTCCTTATGGGTACACGATTGTTAGAAACGTATTTGGCTTAGACCATTTGTCTGGTGTGGCCACTGCCAGAGATCAGCTGTTTGGTAACATGTGGAGAGGCTTTTATAGAACTGTTCGTTATGCAAACGATGCTATTACGGGCTTAGAGGGAAATGAGAACATTGATCCTGAGGTGAGAGACCGCATGATTGGTGAGGCTAAGTTTTTCAGAGGCTTGTCATATTTCTACCTATGGCAGCTTTGGGGCGGTGTACAAATTTTCGATGGAAAGGTTCCGGTAAATGAAACATATACTGCTAGAAATACTGCGGAAGAGGTTAGAGATTTCATTATAGCAGATTTCCAAGACGCTTCAGAAAAGCTGCTTTTGTCTTATCCTGACGCACAATTAGGTAAGGTTACAAAAGGGGCTGCAATTGCAATGCTTGGGAAAACTTATTTGTATGATCAGCAGTGGGAAAAAGCGGCAGCTGAGTTTGAAAAACTAATGAGCGCACCTTTCTCCTATGGCCTTACCGCAGAATATGATGATCATTTCTATTATCAGACGCAGAATAACGTAGAATCTGTATTCGAAATTCAATACATATCTGAGCCTGGCTTAGGCAGCTGGTTTGATCACAGGTTTGCGTTCAGAAATCACCCAAGACTTGGCGGTGACTGGGCAACAGTTTCACACATAGGTCTGGAGGTATTCACCAATAAAGATGGTACCCCTATCGACAGATCAACCATGCCGCAAAGGGCTGATTATGATAGCGAAGCAGAGTACGGACCAGAGATTGTGGACTGGTACCAGACAACTTATGCAGATGCCGATCCGCGTTTACATGCCACTGCTATTTTGCCGGGTTCTACCTTTGTTGGAGCACAGGGAGTAGTGCATAAATATTACTGGCCAATAGGTACCAGTAGCATGAATCCTCCTGCGCTTACCACTACCTTTCCGAACGAGGCGTTAATACCTATCAGAAAGTTTGTTTCTCCGGGAGAAGATGCCCCGCTTAGACAGAACTCTCCGGTAAATTATCCGCTGATACGTTTTGCTGATGTACTGCTGATGTATGCAGAGGCAAAAAATGAAGCAAGCGGCCCTTCTTCTGATGTTTTTGAAGCTATCAACAAAGTAAGAAGCCGGGCTGGTGTGGCTGATATTCCTCAATCCTTATCTCAGGCAGAGCTACAAAGAGAGATCCGGCTGGAGCGCTTCCGGGAGCTGATGTTCGAATCTCATGGCTATTTTGATGTAAGAAGGTGGAGAACTGCCCATACAACTGATCCTATCTTTGGCTTAAACCATGAAGTTCTTGATTTCCGTGGCCAAAGAATTGTAACAAAGGTATTTAGAGAAGAGAAAGATTACCTATGGCCTATTCCGGCATCTGAGGTTGATCTGAATCCGCAATTGGTTCAGAATCCAGGCTGGTAA
- a CDS encoding TonB-dependent receptor plug (COG1629 Outer membrane receptor proteins, mostly Fe transport) — translation MKYFYKRFLKLGSILFLSWLCVANVMAQSQTISGKVTDAENGEGLPGVTVQVKGTTTGTVTDVDGNYSLSVPNTSGVLVVSFVGYVVQEVPINNRTSISVQLEPDVEQLDAVVVVGYGTQKKQNVTGAVSSVDFDDKAMTSRATTNVSTMLSGLSSGIRVQQSSGIPRDNAESNISIRGIGSLNASQSPLVLVDGMVADINTVSPHDVASVSILKDAASAAIYGSRASNGVILITTKSGKNSGGKVNFNYNNFVGFRKPTIMHDVISNTADHMQLINIAQINSGVNPSFTEEQIAEWREKSQTDPIGYPNTDWSDVLIKQNVVTNHNFSARGGNEKVNFYTSLDYFKDDGLITNTGFRRMNFRNNLTYQVNDWLKLGNNFTVITSKAEPTQIANIFTWWRATTPGMVPKHPDGRYGAAQTPSGEAGANNLLMQAESIRGEHKSNNLQGKIFATITPLKGWEITGSYFADIRNQENWIGGDPQERWNFQTESIVIPKGDVRLQLTETFNRNQREIIDIFSSFNRSFGKHAVGVLGGFNQEYFFQRGFSASKRDLLSWDVPVLDAAPSDPQASGNASDFAMRSFFGRLNYAFSNKYLFEANARYDGSSRFAPDRRWGFFPSVSAGWVVSEENFFGGLRNTVSSLKLRASYGQLGNNGIGNYEWQEFYGTANYALGDRIAPGLLYGAFGNDQITWESTNVLNVGLDAILFESLSVDVNYYEKNTNNILANLPIPQVNGGIAAPRFNSAEVMNKGVETEVRYYKTIGKLGVSLGANFAYNKNEIVSYKGDFIEGRGASQAWTEGYPIGTYWVREVETIVQNQSQIDELIAQGYTFHPSAPGPGDFLYRDANGDKVINDDDRVLKGNPIPLITYGGSIGLNYAGFDFNMIIDGVGKWDKYLQGDLYGTNRITIGYLWPEAYKGMWTEENPSTTLPKMYTNNPKNNMTSDFFLHSAAFTRIRSMQLGYTLPNSLLSKARLQNLRVFGNLENYFTFTDWPGQDPETDDITYPLSKTVSFGLSVGF, via the coding sequence ATGAAATATTTTTACAAACGCTTTCTGAAGCTGGGCTCCATTTTGTTCTTGTCCTGGCTGTGTGTGGCCAACGTAATGGCTCAGTCGCAAACGATTTCGGGTAAAGTTACTGATGCTGAAAACGGAGAAGGTTTACCCGGAGTAACTGTACAGGTAAAAGGTACCACAACCGGAACCGTGACTGATGTAGATGGTAATTATTCTTTGAGTGTACCAAATACCTCGGGTGTACTGGTAGTATCCTTTGTTGGCTATGTGGTGCAAGAGGTGCCTATCAATAACCGTACATCAATATCAGTTCAGCTTGAGCCTGACGTGGAGCAGCTGGATGCAGTGGTTGTAGTTGGTTATGGAACGCAGAAAAAGCAGAATGTTACAGGCGCTGTTTCCTCTGTAGATTTCGATGATAAGGCAATGACCTCCAGGGCAACCACAAATGTTTCCACCATGCTGTCTGGTTTGTCATCAGGTATCAGAGTTCAGCAAAGCAGTGGTATTCCAAGAGACAACGCAGAATCAAATATCAGTATTCGGGGAATTGGCTCTTTGAATGCCAGCCAGTCTCCGCTGGTGTTGGTAGATGGAATGGTTGCAGATATTAATACCGTTAGCCCACACGATGTTGCGTCCGTTTCTATCCTGAAAGATGCTGCATCTGCTGCGATTTATGGTTCCAGGGCGTCGAATGGTGTGATCCTGATCACCACTAAATCCGGAAAGAATTCGGGAGGTAAAGTTAATTTCAATTACAACAACTTTGTAGGCTTCCGTAAACCTACAATTATGCACGATGTGATCAGCAATACTGCAGATCACATGCAGCTAATCAATATCGCTCAGATTAATTCCGGTGTTAATCCATCCTTTACAGAGGAGCAGATAGCTGAATGGAGGGAGAAGTCACAGACCGATCCAATAGGTTATCCTAATACCGACTGGTCAGATGTTTTGATCAAACAGAATGTAGTGACCAATCATAATTTTTCTGCTAGAGGTGGTAACGAAAAAGTTAATTTCTATACTTCATTAGACTATTTTAAAGACGATGGTCTTATTACCAATACAGGTTTTCGAAGGATGAACTTTAGAAATAACCTGACTTACCAGGTAAATGACTGGTTGAAATTGGGTAATAACTTTACTGTAATAACTTCAAAAGCGGAGCCTACTCAAATAGCAAATATCTTCACCTGGTGGCGTGCTACCACTCCGGGTATGGTTCCAAAACACCCCGATGGCAGGTATGGTGCTGCCCAGACACCATCCGGAGAGGCAGGCGCAAATAACCTTCTGATGCAAGCCGAATCGATAAGAGGAGAGCATAAATCAAACAATTTGCAGGGTAAAATTTTTGCAACCATCACGCCTTTAAAAGGCTGGGAGATTACAGGTAGTTATTTTGCAGATATCCGCAATCAGGAGAACTGGATAGGGGGTGATCCTCAGGAAAGATGGAATTTTCAGACAGAATCAATCGTGATTCCTAAAGGCGATGTAAGGCTTCAGCTGACTGAAACTTTCAACCGGAATCAGCGCGAAATCATTGATATATTCTCAAGCTTTAATCGCAGTTTTGGAAAACACGCTGTTGGGGTTCTGGGTGGCTTTAACCAGGAGTATTTTTTCCAAAGAGGATTCAGCGCTTCTAAACGCGACCTGTTAAGCTGGGATGTTCCGGTGCTGGATGCTGCACCGAGTGATCCGCAGGCTAGCGGAAATGCCTCCGACTTTGCGATGAGATCATTTTTCGGCAGGTTAAATTATGCTTTTAGTAATAAATATTTATTTGAAGCTAATGCCAGATATGATGGTTCTTCCAGGTTTGCACCTGATAGAAGATGGGGTTTCTTCCCTTCAGTTTCTGCAGGCTGGGTTGTTTCTGAAGAAAACTTCTTTGGTGGATTGAGAAACACTGTTAGTTCCTTAAAGCTAAGAGCTTCCTATGGTCAGTTAGGTAACAATGGTATTGGTAATTACGAATGGCAGGAATTTTACGGCACAGCAAACTATGCGCTAGGGGATAGAATAGCACCCGGCCTATTATATGGCGCATTTGGTAATGATCAGATTACCTGGGAAAGCACCAATGTGCTGAACGTTGGCCTTGATGCCATCCTGTTCGAATCACTTTCAGTAGATGTGAACTACTATGAGAAAAATACCAATAACATCCTGGCAAATCTTCCCATTCCACAGGTAAATGGCGGCATAGCTGCACCAAGGTTTAACTCTGCTGAGGTTATGAATAAAGGTGTTGAAACAGAAGTTCGCTATTACAAAACTATCGGCAAACTGGGTGTGTCTTTAGGTGCTAACTTTGCCTACAACAAAAATGAAATTGTAAGCTATAAAGGTGATTTTATTGAAGGACGAGGTGCATCACAGGCATGGACAGAAGGCTATCCGATAGGTACTTACTGGGTAAGGGAAGTTGAAACCATCGTTCAGAACCAGTCACAGATTGATGAGCTTATTGCTCAGGGTTATACCTTCCATCCTTCTGCTCCAGGTCCCGGAGACTTTTTGTACAGAGATGCAAATGGCGACAAGGTTATCAATGACGATGACAGAGTGCTAAAAGGCAATCCAATTCCTCTGATCACTTATGGCGGTAGCATTGGATTGAATTACGCAGGTTTTGATTTCAACATGATCATTGACGGAGTTGGAAAATGGGATAAGTACTTACAGGGAGACCTTTATGGTACAAACAGAATAACTATCGGTTATTTATGGCCAGAAGCTTATAAGGGTATGTGGACAGAAGAAAACCCCAGTACTACCCTGCCTAAGATGTACACCAACAATCCTAAGAACAACATGACTTCTGACTTCTTTTTGCACAGTGCGGCTTTTACAAGAATCAGATCAATGCAGTTAGGTTATACTTTGCCAAACAGCTTACTATCTAAAGCTAGACTCCAAAACCTGAGGGTGTTCGGTAACCTTGAAAACTACTTCACCTTTACAGATTGGCCTGGCCAGGATCCTGAAACTGATGATATTACTTACCCATTAAGTAAAACTGTTTCTTTTGGATTAAGTGTTGGCTTCTAA
- a CDS encoding inner-membrane translocator (COG1172 Ribose/xylose/arabinose/galactoside ABC-type transport systems, permease components) produces MMHKKILFYLCLLYYVIMALFVPGFFSINNSWNLIFNLLPLLIAAVGQTYVIITGGIDLSATAVIATCSVVGGYIMSSDFGPDLGSIPLIIIGVAAMMAIAMIIGLINGLSVLMLGMPSFMVTLATMIFFSGLAVWLTQSQNIYNLPEEFNNMFYTSVLGIPIPIVIGAILLLLSFFILNKTVLGQWIYSVGMNVKTSKVSGVRVGSTTVFTYVFSGFCLSIAAILYTSRLETGSPVMGQNILLDIIGAVIIGGTSLYGGKGKIYMTVLGAIFIILLDNSLNLIGLSFFMIMIIKGAVILTAVLLNDWKKKSTI; encoded by the coding sequence ATGATGCATAAAAAAATTTTGTTCTACCTATGCCTTCTCTACTATGTGATCATGGCACTCTTCGTGCCGGGTTTCTTTTCGATAAATAATTCCTGGAACTTAATTTTTAATTTGCTACCCCTGCTTATCGCAGCTGTTGGACAGACCTATGTAATTATTACCGGAGGCATCGATCTCTCAGCCACTGCTGTTATTGCTACCTGTAGCGTAGTGGGTGGCTATATCATGAGTTCTGATTTTGGTCCTGATTTGGGCAGCATACCCTTAATAATAATAGGAGTAGCTGCCATGATGGCAATAGCAATGATCATTGGCCTGATCAACGGACTTTCGGTTTTGATGCTTGGCATGCCTTCTTTCATGGTTACGCTTGCCACCATGATTTTTTTTAGTGGTCTGGCTGTTTGGCTCACCCAGTCGCAAAACATCTACAACCTGCCAGAGGAATTCAATAACATGTTCTACACATCTGTATTAGGCATTCCAATCCCCATTGTGATTGGTGCAATCCTACTGTTATTGAGTTTTTTCATTCTTAATAAAACAGTCTTAGGCCAGTGGATATACTCCGTTGGCATGAATGTGAAGACTTCAAAGGTATCTGGCGTCCGCGTGGGGAGCACCACAGTGTTTACTTATGTATTTAGCGGATTCTGTCTTTCCATAGCAGCAATACTATATACCTCAAGACTGGAAACAGGCTCTCCTGTAATGGGGCAGAATATTTTACTGGACATAATAGGTGCTGTTATTATTGGAGGCACCAGTTTGTACGGAGGGAAAGGCAAAATTTACATGACAGTACTGGGTGCAATCTTTATTATCTTGTTAGATAACAGCCTGAACCTGATTGGGCTATCCTTTTTCATGATCATGATCATCAAAGGAGCTGTGATTCTCACCGCTGTACTATTAAATGACTGGAAAAAAAAATCAACTATCTGA